TATTGGGATGTCTGTATTTACAATGATGATAGTGTCTGTAGATATCCATATAATAGCGGTATCATTTTGTTTTATTTTCTTGATTATCAATATAATCGGTATTAAAGAAGCAGCGAAAACCCAAGTAGGGCTGGTTATAGGATTATTAATACTTATGCTTTTTTATATAGTTAGAGGAATGCCGTCAGTAGAAATTGCGCGGTTTACTCCATTTGCTACTCATGGTTTACGGGGAGTTTTTTCAACTGCAGGTTTTGTTTTTGTCTCTTACGCAGGTCTTCTCAAGATTGCAAGTGTAGCCGAAGAAATAAGAAATCCAGGTCGCAATATTCCTTTAGGGATGATACTCTCGCTGATTGTAGTAGTTGTTTTTTATCTTCTCATGATTTTTATTACTGTGGGAGTATTAAATCCTTTAAAGCTTAGCCAATCTCTTACTCCAATTTCTGATGCAGCAGAAGTATTTATGGGAACAGGTGGGAAAATTGCTTTAGCTATTGCGGCTATTTTCGCATTTCTTTCTACGGCTAATGCCGGAATTATGACTGCGGCAAGATCTCTTGTCCCTTTAAGTAGAGACGGATTATTCCCCGGCATTTTCGGAAATCTTAATCGCAGGTTCGAAACTCCGCAAAATGCTTTATTCCTTACTGGCTTTTTTATTGTTCTGTCTTTTTCTCTGAAGTTAGAAATTCTTATAGGGGCGGCTTCAATTACTCTTATTCTTACTAATTTACTCGCGTGCTTTTCAATTATCATCTTAAGAGAAAGTAAGATCCAGAACTATCGACCAAGGTTTCGAGCTCCTCTATATCCGTGGCTTCAGATTTTTGGAATTTTGACATTAGGGTTTCTTATATTCGAAATGGGTAAAATAGCTCTTATCATAACTTTCTTGCTTATTATCGGAGGCTTTTTGACATACTGGCTTTATGGAAGGGTTCGTGGTTACAGAGAGTATGCCTTACTGCATCTGATAGGAAGAATTACGGCCAAGGAGCTGACGAGTCGTTCTCTTGAACAAGAATTAAAAGAAATTATACAGGAAAGAGATAATATTATCAGCGATAGATTTGACGCTATAATTGAAAACAGCATTATTCTTGATATAGATAAAGCATTGTCATTAGAAGAATTTTTCAAACTTGTTGCGGACACTATGGCGGATAAACTTCAAATGGAGTCTACAGTTCTTTTTGATTTGCTGATGAGGCGGGAAAAAGAAGGTAGTACCGCAATAATGCCTACGTTGGCAATCCCGCATATTGTTATTGAAGGCGAAAAGCATTTTGCTGTTCTTCTTGTACGATGTCGTAAAGGGATTATGTTTTCGCAGAATATTGCTCCCAATGTCCACACTGTTTTTGTTCTTGTGGGAACAAAAGACGAAAGACAGTTTCATCTCGTTTCTTTGGCGGCTATATCACAGATTATAAAGGAACACGATTTTGAAAAGAGATGGTTGGAAGCTAAAAATCAAGAAGACCTTAGGGATATTGTTCTTTTAGGAAAAAGGCGGCGGGCGGAATAATTGTTAAAACAGTTTTGGTCTTCTTATATTGTCAAACTGCTATTAAATCACTCCGTATTTTTGAAAATTTATCCCCTATGTAATACGGTTAAAAAAGGCAAATAAATTTATTGATGTAATAAGGCATATGAGGTAAGATAATCAAAAATTATGAAAGTATTAATTCTATCGCTTTTCTTTG
The bacterium DNA segment above includes these coding regions:
- a CDS encoding amino acid permease, with translation MISSGLFILPGLAYAQAGPAVIISYLLAGFISLAGMLSIAEMTTAMPKAGGDCFTIIRSMGPAIGTVAGLLSWFSLSMKSAFALIGMSVFTMMIVSVDIHIIAVSFCFIFLIINIIGIKEAAKTQVGLVIGLLILMLFYIVRGMPSVEIARFTPFATHGLRGVFSTAGFVFVSYAGLLKIASVAEEIRNPGRNIPLGMILSLIVVVVFYLLMIFITVGVLNPLKLSQSLTPISDAAEVFMGTGGKIALAIAAIFAFLSTANAGIMTAARSLVPLSRDGLFPGIFGNLNRRFETPQNALFLTGFFIVLSFSLKLEILIGAASITLILTNLLACFSIIILRESKIQNYRPRFRAPLYPWLQIFGILTLGFLIFEMGKIALIITFLLIIGGFLTYWLYGRVRGYREYALLHLIGRITAKELTSRSLEQELKEIIQERDNIISDRFDAIIENSIILDIDKALSLEEFFKLVADTMADKLQMESTVLFDLLMRREKEGSTAIMPTLAIPHIVIEGEKHFAVLLVRCRKGIMFSQNIAPNVHTVFVLVGTKDERQFHLVSLAAISQIIKEHDFEKRWLEAKNQEDLRDIVLLGKRRRAE